Genomic segment of Streptomyces longhuiensis:
GGTCATGGGCGTCGAGCGCGAGGACGTGTTCTACCCGGTCGGCGAACTGATCCGGTTCGTCCCCTCGACGCCGATGGCGAGGTCCATGAGCACCGGCCGCGCGGTACTCGAGGCCGATCTGGGAGCGGTGGGTGCCTGGCGCATGCAGGACCCCGAGCGGGCCCGACGGATTCTTGAGTACGGCACCCGTTCACTGATCAGCGTGCCTCTGAGCGCACGCGGCGTCGTCCTCGGCCTCGCGAACTTCTGGCGGATGGAGAGCACCGGGACCTTCGAGTCGGAGGACCTGTCGACCGCCGAGGAGCTGGCGGCACGCGCCGCCGTGGCGATCGACAACGCCCGCCGCTTCACCCGCGAACACGCCATGGCCGTCACCCTGCAACGCAGCCTGCTGCCCGGCTCGCTCCCCGAGCAGTGCGCGCTCCAGGTCGCCCACCGGTACCTGCCCGCCGAGGCGGGGGCCGGCGGCGACTGGTTCGACCTCATCCCGCTGCCCGGCGCCCGCGTCGCCCTCGTCGTCGGCGACGTCGTCGGGCACGGCGTACGTGCGGCGGCCACGATGGGGCAGCTGCGCACCGCCGTGCACAACTTCTCGTCCCTCGACCTGGCCCCCGACGAACTCCTGAGCCACCTCGACGATCAGGTCGCCCGCATCGACGCCGACGTGGCACGCGAGGGCGAGGGCGAGGGCGACGGCGCGGTCATCGTCGGGGCGACCTGCCTGTACGCGATCTACGACGCGGTCACCGGACACGTGACGATCGCTTCGTCCGGCCACCCCGGACCGGCGGTGGTCCTCCCCGACGGCACCGTCACCTTCCTCGACGTACCCGTGTCCCCGCCGCTCGGGCTCGGCGACAGCCTGCCGATGGAGACCCTCGAACTGCTCCTGCCCGAAGGGTCCCAACTCGTGCTGTACACGGACGGTTTGATCGAGGACCGCCACCGCGACTTCGACACGGGCATCGAGATGCTGCGCGCCGCCCTCTCCCACGGCGCGGACCGCACACCGCAGGAGACCTGCACGGAGGTCCTCGGCGCGGTGATGCCGGAACGGCCCGACGACGACGTCGCGCTGATGGTGGCGCGCACCCGGCGCCTCGACCCCGGCCGAGTCGCCGAATGGGAGGTGCCTTCCGACCCGGCGGCCGTAGCCCCCGTACGCTCCGCGTGCCTGCGTCAGCTCGAAACGTGGGGCCTGGACGGGATCGCGTTCACCACCGAGCTCGTCCTCAGCGAGCTCATCACCAACGCCATCCGCTACGGCACCCAGCCCGTCAAGGTCCGCCTGCTGTACGACCGCAACCTCATCTGCGAGGTCTCCGACGGCAGCAGCACCGCACCCCATCTGCGCCGGGCTGCCACCACCGACGAGGGCGGACGAGGTCTGTTCCTCGTGGCCCACTACGCCGAACGCTGGGGTACGCGCTATTCGCCGCGCGGCAAGGTGATCTGGGCCGAGCTGTCCCCGCACGCCGGAGAGCCGGAAGCCGCACCGGACGTCGGCGACGACTTCCTGGACCAGTGGGTCGAACCGGAGATCTGACAAGGTGCCGCGCCCGGCGTCACGCCCTGGTGGCGCCTGGTCGGTCGGTGTCCGTATCAGTCGGTGTCCGTCGCGGCGAGGACGGCGAGCCGGCGACGGTCGGGCGAGAGCGCGGCGATGCCGAAGTCGGCGCAGGCGTCGTTGTGGAACCACTCCGCGTCGGCCTCGAAGTGGAACCACGTGCTCTGGCTCGCGTGGCGTTCGACGTCCTCGGCACTCGCGCCCTCGGCGGTACCGCTGAGGCCCGCCAGCGAACGCCAGGTCCAGAGCCGTCCGTAGGCACCGTGCACACCCTCGCCGTACATGCCGCCCATCGACGCCGTGGCGAACAGCAGCCGCCAGATCTCGTCCACCGGGCGGGCCGCGATCTCGAAGCGCGCCGTGGGGCCGAGCCCGTCGACGCAGGGCATGGGAAGGGTCGGGAGGAGAGCCGGCACCTGCTCCGGCGCGATGGCCTCGTCGAGGCGGAAGACCCACGCCCCGTGGTCACCCCACTCCCCGGCCTCCGGGGCGGCGACGATGCTCGTGTGCACGGCCGTGGTGGCGACGTCCTGAAGGGCGGAACGCCGGGACGTGCGTGGTGTGGGCGGATCCATCCGGCGCTCGGTCGGCAGGCCCGACCCGCCACCTCTCGCGGAGCCGCGCAGTGAGCGGCTCGGGAAGTCGACGGCGGACTCCATGTCGCGGAGCTGATCCGGCAGCCACGCGAGGGCGGACCAGCCCGGCCGGACGATCGTCCAGGTGCGCAGCGGCCGGAAGTCGTCGATGTCCACGCCGCGAAGGATCAACTCGTGGAAGAGACAGCCCCGCAGCTCGTCGAGGCGGTCCGTGCGGGGACGGTCGAACACGACGGCCGCCAGGTCGGCGGGCTCATGGTGCTCGGCGAGGAGCGAGGCGACGAAGCGGGGGTGGAGGCCGGTCGACGCCTGCTTCTCGTCGAGGAGCCGGAGCAACTGCGACAGGCTGTCACGTCCGCGGGTGAGAGCAAGTACGCGTACGACATGGGCCACGTGGCGTCCGTACTCCCGCGCCTGCTCGGCGGCGGCCTCGCGCCGGTCGGCGAGCCGCGCCCCCAACTCCCGCAGATACGAAGTGTCACCGCGCGCCGCGCGCGCCTCGACCTGATCCCAGTCGAGCGGGACGAGGTCATCCATTGCGTCTCCCACGGCCGGTCAGCTTACGGGGCGGGGTTCGCGTCGCGTCACGACGACCTGGACGTCGTCCTCGTAGATGACGTGGCCCGGGTCGGTGGACCGGACCATCCGGCATTCGACTCCGTGTGCGGCGAGGATCTCCAGGTAGCCGTCGACGCGCTCGATGAGGTGCGTTGCCGTCGGCTTGAACCAGGCGGTGGCGGTGGGGTTGACCGCCGGGTCGTAGACCGTCGGGTCCACGTTCGAGGGGTCGGGGTACGCGCGGTCGTACCAGGCGTTGTTCTCGCGCCGGAAGTGCTCCTGCTCCTCGCTGAGCCTGCCCGCGCGGCCGAGCCGGTTGACCAGACCGAACACGCCCGTGAAGTGTCCGCGCTCGTTCGGCGTGACCGCCTGGAAACGTACGTACTCGGCGGGGCCGCC
This window contains:
- a CDS encoding SpoIIE family protein phosphatase → MTQSLGRPVARQEGAVSGEPRPSWGQSLRSLVSVHSVAGQVFLLQLTLTVLLVVAAGTALVLQARDSAMKEAAHRSVATAEAFAHSPGTLAAMKSADPGAVLQPASEATRKATGVDYVVTFSPKGIRWSHPDPHLIGKHVIGSFAPALAGRTVTSTFKTSVGPAVNTTVPVKDTDGSVVGLVGVGITVGHVNAGVSDRVPLLVGSAVGALLVVTAGSVLVSKRVRRQTHGLDPAQLSRMYEHHDAVLHAVKEGVLITSGDGHLLLANDEAKRLLGLPPGAEGRAVAELGLPPHMAELLVTERVVTDEVHRAGDRLLAVNVRSTALFGGPAGNAVTLRDSTELRALAGRAQAARERLQLLYDAGVRIGTTLDVVRTAEELAQVAVPRFADVVSVELLDGVMRGGEPSEDTAEMRRTAVMGVEREDVFYPVGELIRFVPSTPMARSMSTGRAVLEADLGAVGAWRMQDPERARRILEYGTRSLISVPLSARGVVLGLANFWRMESTGTFESEDLSTAEELAARAAVAIDNARRFTREHAMAVTLQRSLLPGSLPEQCALQVAHRYLPAEAGAGGDWFDLIPLPGARVALVVGDVVGHGVRAAATMGQLRTAVHNFSSLDLAPDELLSHLDDQVARIDADVAREGEGEGDGAVIVGATCLYAIYDAVTGHVTIASSGHPGPAVVLPDGTVTFLDVPVSPPLGLGDSLPMETLELLLPEGSQLVLYTDGLIEDRHRDFDTGIEMLRAALSHGADRTPQETCTEVLGAVMPERPDDDVALMVARTRRLDPGRVAEWEVPSDPAAVAPVRSACLRQLETWGLDGIAFTTELVLSELITNAIRYGTQPVKVRLLYDRNLICEVSDGSSTAPHLRRAATTDEGGRGLFLVAHYAERWGTRYSPRGKVIWAELSPHAGEPEAAPDVGDDFLDQWVEPEI
- a CDS encoding DUF6183 family protein; protein product: MDDLVPLDWDQVEARAARGDTSYLRELGARLADRREAAAEQAREYGRHVAHVVRVLALTRGRDSLSQLLRLLDEKQASTGLHPRFVASLLAEHHEPADLAAVVFDRPRTDRLDELRGCLFHELILRGVDIDDFRPLRTWTIVRPGWSALAWLPDQLRDMESAVDFPSRSLRGSARGGGSGLPTERRMDPPTPRTSRRSALQDVATTAVHTSIVAAPEAGEWGDHGAWVFRLDEAIAPEQVPALLPTLPMPCVDGLGPTARFEIAARPVDEIWRLLFATASMGGMYGEGVHGAYGRLWTWRSLAGLSGTAEGASAEDVERHASQSTWFHFEADAEWFHNDACADFGIAALSPDRRRLAVLAATDTD